The following is a genomic window from Platichthys flesus chromosome 13, fPlaFle2.1, whole genome shotgun sequence.
accagTGCTCCTCAAAaccaggaggacgaggacaagaCCTCAGGCGAGACGCTCGGTGTGTAAAACTGTTTTATATACTTTTTCATCAGACGTGTAAATGTACAACTTGTCCTTTTTAAGAACATCAACAATAAACTATTTGTATTCGCAGCAACGGAGCTGATGGACGAACCCGTTCCTGCAGATGAAAGGTCTCACCAGGACGTCTCCGGGGATCGAACCCCCGACACGccgacaggaggaggaggagaagacgaaGGAGCGCTTCATGAGGGCGGGCTCCTGTCGGACGTGGACGCCCTCACCTGCAGGATGACGCCTCTTGAACTCAGTCGCTGCTCGCCGCTGCAGCTCGTCCACGTGCACGAGCAGCTGGGCGGCCTGATGAGCCGCGTGGTCGGCGAGCTGCAGACACGCCTCCGCCAGGCTGACGGCAAAACAtgaagcgccccctggtggtcagaCTGCTGCACCGGCGTGAGGAGGACAAGCCAGGCTTCATGTTGAATCAGCTGATTTCACCTGTGGAATCCAGCATCCTCGGCCTTTTCTCACCTCTTTGCCTTTTTGCTCTCTGAGAAAGGTCTTTTTTTAAAAACGAATTCTAGCAGCACATCACTTTTATCTCTGTAGCTCGAGCTGTCGGGTAGTTTTTAATAAACACTCCGAGGGAAGCACGGTCACACTTTGAAAAGCTGTGACTCAGGATGTATGATTAGCTGTAGTGGGGACAGGAGAGTGCTTTCCCTCTGTAGACGCTGTGGTGAGGCACTGGTGCAGTATTAATTGAATATTCCCTGAAACATGTTTGTACAGATGAGGTCACTTCCTCCTGTTTACGACTCATCAGTGCTCTTGTAAATTATTGTAGCTTCCTGGTTTCTTTTCTCGTCCCACACAAACGTCTTATCTCATTTTTAATGTGAAGAAACGAACATTAGAAATGTCTGCACTTCTCTATTTGTGacttttaaatactttaaataaaaaaactgaagaggacttttaaaataaatgtttttaaaataaagctttgggtttttttttaaaatgagaaTGAAGTGGGGACGTTTTTGGGAGCAACGGTTTAAAACATTTGGATGGACACTAATGTTTAGTTTTATCAATTTTTGAATAAAAGGGAAGATGCTCTTCCAAAGACGTGTGCTGTGTTTTTAATGCTCAAAGTTGTTTATGGTATTTTTATCAGGCACAGATTTTATAACAACAATCTTAAAGAGAAGCTGTAGATCGGCTGAAAGACGAGAAGAAGAATCGGGGAAAGAAGACTAATAGGTGAActtcaaattcatatttttctgtaaCGTTCATTTTGTTGATGAGGGAGTGAAGTTGTCTTTGGAGGAATGAGTTCTTCTCATGTTTCAGAATTTTACTTTTATCATGTAAACCTGGAATTCCTTTTCAACCATATAACCCCCAGTGTGCCTTGAGAGGTTTGATGAATAGATGATAGATTTCAAATTAATATGTATAAACATATTCATGAATCACAATTGGCCTTAACAAGGTGCAAGAATCAGAGAAACTGTTTATGATTGAAGTAAACACAATGTGAGGAGTCATCTCCCAGGGCAAATGGAAGTGTAATAGATAACCCTGCTAAAAACATGACCTTATTCCTTTAATCATTCTCATTGAGCAGTGACCCTGATGTGTGGATGAATTTAGAATtggctctgacctttgacctccctccctctctccccctgacCTCACTGTGAGGTCTCCACAGGAGCatctctccagctgctctgcttcctgtgAGGAACTTGGCTAAACGCCTGACCCGTGAATGACATACAGGGATGttgatataaaacaaaatgacagaaGGTGCCGTCGCCTGCTCTCAGCCGGTTCCTCCTGCTCAGCGTGGCCTGAGGAGCCGGCCTCTCTTTGGCTCAGGCCACCGAGTAATTATCTGATTATTCCCGCAGAGCGCTGCCAGAGGCTGCGTTGCATTTCCACGCTTTATTGAGACAAGTTGAGAGTCGACGTGCAAACGTAGCAGATTGTTGTCCAGGCTCAGCTGGACGGAGAGAAGCCGCTCGGACAGACGCCTCCACTGCAGGAGAGCGTCCACACAGCTGAGGACAGGAGACGTCACCGAGGTAAGACACACAACACGGATcaggctgaacacacacaacacggatcaggctgaacacacacaacacggatcaggctgaacacacacacaacatgcaacaTGAGGAGAAGCAGTGTCAGTACTGGAGACAATATTCATGATAATTATAGGAGATTAATcatggatcaggatcaggatgaTATTTTGAGATTCATCTTTAGTTTTACAAACAGTCACATATTCATGGATGAATCAGGAAAGGATTCATTttgattgttatttttaattcatattatttaataatcTATCTGTGACCTTGTTGATTAGTGATCTTTGTCAACTAAGGAATTTATGCATTTCTAATTGTGAAATTTGCAAACTGTAAACAAGTGAaatatcatttttaaatctCCCACTTGATATATAGTTAACTTGTAAATCAGATAATTATActgttttttgatttttttttttaaaggtttatcAGGTGTTTGCATATTGTTGTAAAACCTCTGAGGGTTTCTTGCATTGTTAAAAAATGAAGCATGTCCATTTACATCCTGGCATTTTCCACCtgctgcaaaaaaataaaatgtgtaactGTCCAAATGCTCATGTTCTGAATGtactttattataattaaaggtccagtgtcaGGATATAATGCTTAAATGGaaaattcacattttaaatgtttaatataaaaataaaatcacctgATGGAGTTATTTCTGTTACGTTAGAttgagactttttttaaatctactcTGGGAGTCGATCCTCTCCCTTCACAGTCCGACATGTTTCTAGAGAAGCTCAGAACTCCTTCAGTTGATTGCAATCTGCaccctcaccactagatgtccctgtATCCTCCACTGGGGGTCCTCTAACATGTGGTTGCTGCAGGAATAGAGGAGATGCTGACTCAGCTGGTTCTGGGATGGACTGCCTTGCTCAGTGGCCTCCAGCCGGCTGCTTCCTTTGCCACAACCAGTAAGTGCAAACACCAAACACGGAACTGGTTCTGTTTCAGATCCTGCATCTAATGTGAAACCATTTCGAGCATTTCAAACTAAGATGAACTGGTTTGGATTCAGACATTTCTCAGCTAGTTCCAGAAATGAGAAGGTTTTCAAGAATAAACTGTGATGAAGTCAGcgagcgtgtgtttgtgtgtttgtgtgtgacgttcttttcttcatgtggtttgtgtgatgttctcttcttcatgttgtgtgtgtgataaggtcaaacaggaagttgCACACGTGCTCTGTCTGTAGAGTTTCCCTCCGGCAGGTGGTCGGCTCGGAAATGTGACgtcttcatccctcctcctccgctcatGATTCCTCCAGTCAAATGGAAAGCAGAGATAATGGTGataagttcacacacacacacacacacacacacacacacacacacacacacacactctcaatcTAAACTTGTTTTTATCTCTGCAGTTTGATATAACCGAACATATCACAGGACCTAGAGGTGAAAAGGTGCGACAAGTTTAATTTTAAGTGCAGAAATTTGGGAATtcctaataaaaaaaaataatgtgttttcattatgaGGATAATCATTAAAGTTAATAATCCCCTTTGTGTTTTGAAGGGCTGCAGAGGACCCAGAGGACCGAAGGTGCAGTGtctcacactcatacacacacacacagatgcatgtgAAACAacctttatatttataaatatattcctGCCGGAGCAACAGTTATATAAGGATAAATGaagttgtgtgtatttcaggGTGAACCTGGTGTGAAGGGTCCTGAGGGAGAAGCAGGAACACAAGGAGTCATGGGACAAGCAGGACAACAGGTCGGAGAAAGATCCACCATGTCGAGCAGCACACAAACTGTTGCTCCCTGTCTGAGTGTATATtgtcagttgtgttgttgtgttgttgtgctgtaaacaaacacatgatctccgcagcagaattCGCACGTTgcctctttctgctgctgaactctggagaaagtctggacatATTGTTGTGATGtggtgctatacaaattaaactgaattgaTCTGATAAAACAGTTACACAACCTTTGTTATTGTGAAATGTCTCCTCAGGGGGAGAAGGGACTCCGAGGCTGGAGAGGTCTGTACGGACACATAGGAGCGCCCGGGATgataaaggttaaaaaaaacatgaaccaaTATTAGTGTGGTGCAAAATAATGTGATAAATTATTCATTAATAacaatctgtgttttcacagggCAGTAAAGGCAATAAGGGATTCAGGGTATGTGATGGAAAAACTGCAAACATACACACTTCAAACACCTCTGACATTGtccacttatatatatatatatatatatatataatgtatttatattgatttattttgatctttAGGGAGATAAAGGTATGAAAGGATCCCAAGGACCCAGGGGAGAGACGGTAAGGACAAAGTCACTCGTCTTctattgtttctgtttctgcaaATGTGACAAATTAACACAACTGACTGtctcattgtgtgtctgcagaatgAGAGAGGTGTCGCTGGACGTCCTGGAGAGAAGGTAGAGGAACCTGTGACGCCGTGAATGTccccttcagaataaaacactGATGATGTTCTGTGATCTGTTCTGTTCCAGGGTAACGCGGGTGTGAGGGGCGACCAGGGTctgaggggggggcagggacaCCGAGGACgagctggaggcagaggagcagtgGTGAGcgcatcatgacatcatcatgacatcatcatgacatcactgtgaAGTCACATCTGTTCTCTGGCCTGAATTAAACAACATGTGGACACACAGCTGGTGAGGTGAGAGGTTCGATTCCCAGTGACTCGATGTGTGTTCAGGCGCTGAAAGGTTCTCGTGGTCCTCCGGGGAAACCGGGTCATCGTGGTGCTGCAGGACGTTCTGGTCTGAGTGGAGACGCTGGACGACCTGGACAAGGTTTGAACCCCTGAACTCTGGAGAGACAGTTTTTATTCTGTTGCTTTTGTGAAGTTCTTTCTGCAACACTTTTTAATTGAATGTAATTgattgacagagagagagagagagagagagagagagagagagagagagagagagagagagagcgacaga
Proteins encoded in this region:
- the LOC133966976 gene encoding acetylcholinesterase collagenic tail peptide-like; translation: MLTQLVLGWTALLSGLQPAASFATTKFPSGRWSARKCDVFIPPPPLMIPPVKWKAEIMFDITEHITGPRGEKGCRGPRGPKGEPGVKGPEGEAGTQGVMGQAGQQGEKGLRGWRGLYGHIGAPGMIKGSKGNKGFRGDKGMKGSQGPRGETNERGVAGRPGEKVEEPVTP